The Miscanthus floridulus cultivar M001 unplaced genomic scaffold, ASM1932011v1 os_1146, whole genome shotgun sequence genome has a segment encoding these proteins:
- the LOC136533726 gene encoding putative RING-H2 finger protein ATL69, which produces MDSNTTAGGGIPLLWLDPATAWALQHLVMLALVVCVVVVVVLLMAFVINYFRGPKEGLEEPAGCFPGGNDGGGRAPQQQPPAVAAEVAIEVAREDDAVPVVIICKTDGGGGRQEPTCGVCLAELAGGGALRALSPCRHCFHSACVREWVRLHATCPLCQAPVAAGAGATV; this is translated from the coding sequence ATGGATAGCAACACGACAGCCGGTGGCGGCATCCCACTCCTATGGCTGGACCCCGCCACCGCGTGGGCTCTCCAGCACCTGGTCATGTTGGCCCTTGTCGTCTGcgtagtcgtcgtcgtcgtcctgttGATGGCCTTCGTAATCAACTACTTCCGCGggcccaaggaggggctggagGAACCTGCTGGCTGCTTTCCCGGCGgcaacgacggcggcggcagggcaccgcagcagcagccgccggcaGTGGCGGCCGAAGTGGCAATAGAGGTGGCGAGGGAGGACGATGCGGTGCCCGTGGTGATCATATGCAagaccgacggcggcggcgggcggcaggAACCCACGTGCGGTGTGTGTCTGGCagagctcgccggcggcggcgccctcaGGGCGCTGTCGCCGTGCAGGCACTGCTTCCACTCCGCCTGCGTTCGCGAGTGGGTCCGCCTCCACGCCACCTGCCCGCTCTGCCAAGCTCCggtcgccgccggcgccggcgccacgGTCTGA